The Metabacillus litoralis genome contains a region encoding:
- a CDS encoding polysaccharide pyruvyl transferase family protein: MRKILLSGYYGEYNTGDDVLLASSTWGCNQFLKSNEILATSVHIPNFEKKLPVLPLYVEREKVKSENLIRLYYHALTSNIIVFGGGSVFHSTDKLTRDADLIDLSRGDCAIALGVSFGPFRDSGAELACKKFINKLSYIGVRDEDSFNIVKSLAPDLNIEKTFDLAPLFPFSQQDNNLNNHSSNRRGLAISLCHYERYIGLNTEIEKRRFEKILNVLNRLTLEDVEELIFIDFNGHRVFGDFDIHNEMIKRLNIQIPVSRIAYQHNPADVLNLISRCRGIVGMRLHSCIFGYMTETPTVILSYHPKCMGWANEIQANPDFTIDSTHFEEEQLYSSIMNILHNKYIPPILTLPNAQKLAMKNWEGALCSMSQ, encoded by the coding sequence ATGAGGAAAATTCTATTATCTGGATATTACGGTGAGTACAACACTGGTGATGATGTGTTATTAGCATCATCAACTTGGGGATGCAACCAATTCCTTAAATCTAATGAGATCCTTGCGACTTCAGTTCATATACCTAATTTTGAAAAGAAACTACCTGTATTACCCTTGTATGTAGAACGAGAAAAAGTTAAGAGTGAAAATTTAATCAGATTATATTACCATGCTTTAACATCAAATATAATTGTTTTTGGTGGAGGATCTGTCTTTCATTCCACGGATAAATTGACCCGCGACGCAGACTTAATTGATTTAAGTAGAGGAGATTGTGCAATTGCATTAGGGGTTTCTTTTGGGCCATTTAGAGATAGTGGAGCAGAACTAGCATGTAAGAAATTTATAAATAAACTTTCCTATATTGGTGTACGTGATGAAGATAGCTTCAACATTGTTAAAAGTTTAGCACCTGATCTAAATATTGAGAAAACGTTCGACCTAGCTCCACTTTTTCCATTTTCACAACAAGATAACAACCTCAATAATCATTCATCAAATAGAAGAGGACTAGCCATTTCATTATGTCATTACGAAAGGTATATTGGCTTAAATACTGAGATTGAAAAAAGAAGATTTGAAAAGATCTTAAATGTTTTAAATCGTTTAACATTAGAAGATGTTGAAGAACTAATTTTTATTGATTTTAACGGTCACCGGGTATTTGGAGATTTTGATATTCACAACGAGATGATAAAACGACTTAACATACAGATTCCTGTTTCACGAATAGCTTATCAGCATAATCCAGCTGATGTATTAAACTTAATTTCAAGATGTAGAGGGATTGTTGGGATGAGACTTCATAGTTGTATTTTTGGTTATATGACAGAAACTCCTACAGTGATCTTATCATACCATCCAAAATGCATGGGTTGGGCAAATGAGATTCAGGCAAACCCAGATTTTACAATTGATTCAACTCATTTTGAAGAGGAGCAGTTGTATTCTTCTATAATGAATATTTTGCACAATAAGTACATTCCACCAATATTAACCCTTCCGAATGCTCAAAAATTAGCAATGAAAAATTGGGAGGGAGCACTATGTTCGATGTCACAGTAG
- a CDS encoding glycosyltransferase, which translates to MLFKKLKLLFITKDWSSGIERNNYYLSQSLRKLTKLTIWEEPGNIHDILSSLDFIPDFILLNDLRPSRCPEIKGLQTCDIPIGMIMHDLQYETSYRKQFIEENNILYLFTHYRDKFLEWFPEYEDRMIWFPHYVHTEVFKDYKQEKEMDFLLMGSTYPPIYPLRAAILDGMKDLPNFTFHEHPGYDKGKYDEKEYFVGRRYAKELNKAKIFFTCDSIYKYPVMKYYEVLASNTLLLASHSKELEDLGFIPNVHFVEINTENYYEKAMYYLENYESIGKEIAKNGYNMVRKQHSVSTRAKFLVKTIKKIVKAKKK; encoded by the coding sequence TTGTTGTTTAAGAAGTTAAAGCTACTATTTATTACGAAGGATTGGTCTAGCGGAATCGAACGAAATAATTACTATCTCTCCCAATCGTTAAGAAAGCTGACTAAATTAACTATTTGGGAAGAACCAGGAAATATTCACGATATTCTATCTTCTCTTGATTTTATACCTGATTTTATTCTTTTGAACGATTTACGCCCATCACGATGCCCCGAAATAAAAGGATTGCAAACATGTGATATTCCTATAGGAATGATTATGCATGATTTGCAGTACGAAACGAGTTATCGAAAGCAATTTATTGAAGAAAACAACATTCTATATCTTTTTACACATTATCGGGATAAGTTTTTAGAATGGTTTCCGGAATATGAGGATAGAATGATCTGGTTTCCTCATTATGTTCATACAGAAGTTTTCAAAGATTATAAACAAGAAAAAGAAATGGATTTTCTACTAATGGGCTCAACATACCCTCCGATCTATCCATTACGAGCAGCTATTTTAGATGGGATGAAAGATCTACCAAATTTCACCTTTCACGAACATCCAGGATATGATAAAGGCAAATATGACGAAAAGGAATATTTTGTAGGACGGAGGTATGCAAAAGAACTTAATAAAGCCAAAATTTTTTTTACCTGTGATTCCATATATAAATATCCAGTTATGAAATATTATGAAGTGCTTGCCAGTAATACCCTTCTATTAGCTTCCCATTCAAAAGAACTAGAAGACTTAGGGTTTATTCCTAATGTTCACTTTGTGGAAATCAATACAGAAAACTATTATGAAAAGGCTATGTATTATCTAGAAAACTACGAAAGTATTGGAAAAGAAATCGCAAAAAATGGATATAATATGGTTCGCAAACAACATTCTGTCAGCACAAGAGCGAAATTTTTAGTTAAAACAATAAAAAAAATTGTAAAAGCAAAAAAGAAATAA
- a CDS encoding polysaccharide pyruvyl transferase family protein, with protein sequence MKLLYIGYLGFNNVGDEVCYESFIQSINRWSNSVDKVIAYDIKENKGIKNILNKETIDAVILGGGSLFQGDIFLTLAEEAIELGIPLYSYGTGIDYLTEDTMSKYIIGESFQPSSFFDNRQINTSRIKKLVESLTYTGVRGPLTLQFIKGLSPVNSSIEIIGDSGFIYSPNSDHYILNHYLFPVQAPLIAINWGTTFNKLFGYNEALVEDQLIESCFYLISKGYHIVIYPMWNQDIESCRNLYNRLNNKDSVTFIPEVCSSSQIYSFLGKCHFSINLKLHANILSAAAFTPFIQFAYRSKGFDFALSINQFENTLYPHSSTILETIKEKEKNFTRYRENYANKLKAEKEKYTEKHKCFIQSHF encoded by the coding sequence ATGAAGTTGTTATATATCGGTTATCTAGGATTTAATAATGTTGGAGACGAAGTCTGTTATGAATCATTTATTCAATCTATCAACAGATGGTCTAACTCTGTAGACAAAGTCATTGCTTATGACATTAAGGAAAACAAAGGAATAAAGAATATATTAAACAAAGAAACAATCGATGCTGTAATCTTAGGTGGAGGTTCACTTTTTCAAGGCGATATTTTTTTAACACTTGCCGAGGAAGCAATCGAGTTGGGAATACCCTTATATAGCTATGGTACTGGAATCGATTATCTAACAGAGGACACCATGTCTAAATATATAATTGGAGAGTCTTTTCAACCATCATCTTTTTTTGATAATCGGCAAATCAATACAAGTCGGATAAAAAAATTAGTTGAGTCGTTAACATATACTGGAGTAAGAGGTCCGTTAACCCTTCAATTTATTAAAGGTTTATCACCCGTTAACTCTTCTATTGAGATAATTGGTGATTCAGGCTTTATTTATAGTCCAAATTCTGATCATTATATCTTGAATCATTATTTATTTCCTGTTCAAGCACCCCTAATTGCAATTAACTGGGGAACTACTTTTAATAAACTTTTCGGATATAATGAAGCATTAGTAGAAGACCAACTTATTGAAAGCTGTTTCTACTTGATATCTAAAGGGTACCATATTGTCATTTATCCAATGTGGAATCAAGATATTGAATCATGCAGGAATCTTTACAACCGTCTGAACAACAAAGATTCTGTTACATTCATTCCAGAGGTTTGTAGTTCGTCACAAATTTACTCATTCTTAGGTAAATGTCACTTTTCAATCAACTTAAAACTGCACGCTAATATTTTATCTGCAGCGGCCTTTACTCCATTTATTCAATTTGCTTACCGTTCAAAAGGCTTTGATTTTGCTTTATCTATAAACCAATTTGAAAACACATTATATCCCCATTCCTCAACAATACTTGAAACAATTAAAGAGAAAGAGAAAAATTTTACCCGTTATCGTGAAAATTACGCCAACAAATTGAAAGCAGAAAAAGAAAAATACACTGAAAAGCACAAATGTTTTATACAAAGCCATTTTTAG
- a CDS encoding FusB/FusC family EF-G-binding protein produces the protein MTEKFLKNEHYNFIKKQVLLIKDSSKKNLPSSVFTSLKDLSNAKILDLIPNISLDQQKILDLSRLKTDEEYQQYIQHLTEFLLPFPEITEQKLKKMFPKTKKLKLPDLSKVDHSQLTYLSWNDLRSNRKYIIYELDGELVGIECKFSPTSKKNICSLCKCTSEVSYFSAVTKVKKSNNPDYFKSIGNLICKDSSECNKKITSSLYLENILRDSLGM, from the coding sequence ATGACAGAAAAATTTTTGAAAAATGAACACTATAATTTTATTAAAAAGCAGGTGCTTTTAATTAAAGATAGCTCTAAAAAGAATTTGCCTTCTTCGGTTTTTACTTCTTTAAAGGACTTAAGTAATGCCAAAATCTTAGATCTAATTCCTAATATTTCATTAGATCAACAAAAAATATTGGATCTATCTCGATTGAAAACTGATGAGGAATACCAACAATATATTCAGCATCTTACCGAGTTTTTGTTGCCGTTCCCAGAAATCACCGAACAGAAACTGAAAAAAATGTTTCCAAAGACTAAAAAGTTAAAGCTGCCTGATTTATCAAAAGTTGATCATAGTCAGTTAACCTATTTAAGTTGGAACGATTTAAGATCGAATAGAAAGTATATTATATATGAGCTGGATGGAGAATTGGTGGGCATTGAATGTAAATTCTCCCCGACATCTAAGAAAAATATTTGTTCCTTGTGTAAATGTACTAGTGAGGTTTCCTATTTTTCTGCTGTAACAAAAGTGAAAAAGTCTAACAATCCGGATTATTTTAAGTCTATTGGCAACCTTATTTGTAAAGATAGTAGCGAGTGCAATAAAAAAATCACTAGCTCTTTATATCTTGAAAATATTCTTAGAGACTCCTTAGGAATGTAA
- a CDS encoding CD3324 family protein, with the protein MKYMNAKKVLPEKLIVEIQKYVQGETIYIPKPEAEYQKWGASSGGRQLLDLRNVTIRNAFTSGSSIQQLSEEYYLSIESIKKIVYSHKK; encoded by the coding sequence GTGAAGTATATGAATGCAAAAAAAGTTTTACCTGAAAAGCTAATTGTGGAAATCCAGAAATATGTCCAAGGAGAAACCATTTACATTCCTAAGCCAGAAGCGGAATATCAGAAATGGGGAGCTTCAAGTGGTGGACGACAGTTGCTTGATTTGCGTAATGTAACTATTCGAAATGCTTTTACTAGTGGCAGTAGTATTCAACAACTTTCCGAAGAATATTACCTCTCAATTGAATCAATCAAAAAGATTGTTTATTCACATAAAAAGTAA
- a CDS encoding carbon-nitrogen hydrolase family protein codes for MSNKIRIVLAQLKCELLKKEINLKRTLETIKQAKEKNGDFVLFPELFLTGYVMNQKVRNLGESIDGESIKTIARCAKKHGIGVIYGFPELEGEKLYNSAVLINNNGDIEGVYRKTHLFHHERKFFEPGNQCPIFSLPQGNMGILITYDMEFPEMPRILATKGANVIFVLCANMVPYQNYQNTFLQSRAIENHVFTVATNKVGLDSDNIFFGESQVVNPEGKILYKGGNNEEVSVIEINLDDIKQSKGVLDYFNNRRVDLYQLEGW; via the coding sequence ATGTCAAACAAAATTCGAATTGTACTTGCGCAACTAAAATGTGAGCTCTTAAAAAAAGAAATCAACTTGAAGCGAACACTTGAGACCATTAAACAAGCAAAAGAAAAGAATGGAGACTTCGTGTTATTTCCAGAATTATTTTTAACCGGTTATGTGATGAATCAAAAAGTGAGAAATTTAGGTGAATCGATAGATGGAGAAAGTATTAAAACAATTGCTCGCTGTGCAAAAAAACATGGAATTGGGGTAATTTATGGATTTCCAGAGTTAGAAGGTGAAAAGTTATATAATTCTGCAGTTTTAATTAATAATAATGGGGATATAGAAGGGGTATATCGAAAAACGCACCTATTCCATCATGAGCGGAAATTTTTCGAACCTGGAAATCAATGTCCTATTTTTTCACTACCTCAAGGAAACATGGGAATTTTGATCACGTATGATATGGAATTTCCTGAAATGCCAAGAATATTAGCAACAAAAGGAGCGAATGTCATCTTTGTTTTATGTGCAAATATGGTACCATATCAAAATTATCAGAATACATTTTTGCAATCGAGAGCCATTGAAAATCATGTATTTACTGTAGCAACGAATAAAGTGGGACTTGACTCTGACAATATCTTTTTTGGAGAAAGCCAAGTCGTAAATCCAGAGGGGAAAATCCTTTATAAAGGTGGAAATAACGAAGAAGTATCCGTGATTGAAATAAATCTTGATGATATCAAACAGTCTAAAGGTGTACTCGATTATTTCAATAATAGACGTGTAGATCTTTATCAGTTGGAAGGTTGGTAA
- a CDS encoding sigma-54 interaction domain-containing protein: MEEYIGFRCIINEEKSIVNTEGEWRDIFTNAEKPLKVGQLFDDEILDSTFKGRFNKNRRIQTLKNVNGEKVLIYQFKFSSATYFIFIKIIDLEQSIEPLHYEFNHLDVSFHSSAMKRIMGIIQKVSDVNSTVLLLGESGVGKSTLAKSIHKQSNRSDRPFISVNCGALPSTLIESELFGYEAGAFTGGHHKGKKGLFEAANEGTIFLDEIAELPYEVQSKLLDVIQENRIRRVGGVNYTDIDVRIIVATNKDLLTLVNQKKFREDLFYRLNVIPLIIPPLRERKEDIPSLIDYFLYQFNMKYGRNLQIDQHVREDLTKKDWLGNIREIENTIERMVVTNSSSLENKNFDNKHSEKTISVQIHEYLTPQFESLKEAKEALEKEIILNTYNRYQNTYKTAQELKVDQSTISKKLKKYMNQSHSTKG; this comes from the coding sequence ATGGAAGAATACATAGGCTTCCGTTGTATAATAAATGAGGAAAAGAGCATTGTGAATACAGAGGGTGAATGGAGAGACATCTTTACTAATGCAGAAAAACCACTAAAAGTAGGTCAGTTATTCGATGATGAGATATTAGACTCGACCTTCAAAGGAAGGTTTAATAAGAACAGAAGGATACAAACTTTAAAGAATGTAAACGGGGAAAAGGTGTTAATCTATCAATTCAAATTTTCAAGTGCTACTTATTTTATTTTTATAAAAATAATAGACTTAGAACAGTCTATTGAACCTTTACATTATGAATTTAATCATCTCGATGTTTCTTTTCATTCGAGTGCTATGAAAAGGATAATGGGTATTATTCAAAAGGTTTCTGATGTCAATTCTACTGTGCTATTACTTGGAGAATCTGGTGTCGGGAAAAGTACATTAGCGAAGTCAATCCATAAGCAAAGTAACCGATCTGATCGTCCATTTATATCGGTTAACTGTGGAGCATTACCTAGTACTCTTATCGAATCTGAATTATTCGGCTATGAAGCAGGGGCCTTTACTGGAGGTCACCATAAAGGGAAAAAGGGGCTTTTCGAAGCAGCAAATGAAGGCACGATATTTCTAGATGAAATAGCTGAACTTCCTTATGAAGTTCAATCAAAATTACTGGATGTGATTCAGGAAAATCGGATACGCCGAGTAGGTGGAGTGAACTATACTGATATTGATGTTCGTATTATTGTTGCAACAAACAAAGACCTTTTAACTCTTGTGAACCAGAAAAAATTCCGCGAAGATTTATTTTATCGTTTAAATGTAATTCCTTTAATCATTCCTCCTCTAAGAGAAAGAAAAGAGGATATACCTAGTTTAATTGATTACTTTCTTTATCAATTTAATATGAAATATGGTCGAAATTTGCAAATAGATCAGCATGTTCGTGAGGACTTAACGAAAAAGGATTGGCTAGGAAATATTAGAGAAATTGAAAACACAATTGAACGGATGGTTGTCACAAACTCCTCTTCACTTGAAAATAAAAATTTTGATAATAAACATTCCGAGAAAACTATCTCTGTTCAAATTCATGAGTATCTAACACCTCAATTTGAATCTTTAAAAGAAGCAAAGGAAGCATTAGAAAAGGAAATTATTCTAAATACTTATAACCGATATCAAAATACATATAAGACTGCACAGGAGTTAAAAGTCGATCAGTCAACAATTTCAAAAAAGCTTAAAAAATATATGAATCAGTCACATTCTACTAAGGGGTAA
- a CDS encoding carbon-nitrogen hydrolase family protein, translating into MKISLGQFQPKLQDKQFNMVKIKKMMEEGKKQQSNLILFPEMSLTGYLLEDSTKLFAEEVTGTSITELREHCRKLGVDIIISFPEKEMQHYFITAIYIDSSGKIKGKYRKTHLFHTESNYFTKGQDYHVFDTQWGKVGIMICYDLEFPEVARLLRMKGADFICVPTANMKPYEKYQEVYVKSRAMENEIPVIICNRIGQEGNLDFFGNSMVVDHEGQVLMDVKGNESLQTCRLTLSNNRDPKLKYINNINPTIYSQLQELKETKK; encoded by the coding sequence ATGAAAATATCTTTGGGTCAATTTCAGCCTAAACTTCAAGACAAACAATTCAACATGGTAAAAATTAAAAAAATGATGGAGGAGGGAAAAAAACAGCAATCGAATCTCATACTTTTTCCTGAGATGTCATTAACAGGATACTTACTTGAGGATTCTACAAAATTATTTGCTGAAGAGGTCACTGGCACTAGTATTACAGAACTCAGAGAGCATTGTAGAAAACTAGGTGTCGACATAATCATATCTTTCCCAGAGAAAGAAATGCAGCACTATTTTATAACAGCGATCTATATCGATAGCTCGGGTAAGATAAAAGGTAAATATAGAAAAACACACCTATTCCATACAGAATCTAATTATTTTACTAAGGGTCAAGATTATCATGTTTTTGATACACAATGGGGGAAAGTCGGAATTATGATTTGTTACGACTTGGAATTTCCTGAAGTAGCTAGGTTATTACGAATGAAAGGAGCAGATTTCATTTGTGTTCCTACTGCTAATATGAAGCCTTATGAAAAGTATCAAGAAGTCTACGTTAAAAGTAGAGCAATGGAGAATGAAATACCCGTTATCATCTGCAACCGTATCGGACAGGAAGGAAATTTGGACTTCTTTGGAAATAGTATGGTTGTAGATCATGAAGGTCAAGTCCTTATGGATGTAAAAGGGAATGAGAGCTTACAAACATGTAGACTTACATTATCAAACAATCGAGATCCAAAATTAAAATACATCAATAATATTAATCCAACTATTTATTCTCAATTACAAGAATTAAAGGAAACTAAAAAATAA
- a CDS encoding APC family permease, protein MEKQNVSLNRTLTLSAVVLFGLAYMTPMIVFGIFGVLAETTHGLVPPAYLIGLGAMLFTAFSYGKMVQAFPVSGSAYTYTRKAIGPRLGFMVGWSVLLDYLFLPMVIWLIGAVYLHSAFPSIPTWVWILAFILVTTVINIIGINSTKNINFILMIFQILVILIFIVLSIVSVLNGLGTGTLFSIAPFYQTDVPFSLVIAGASIACYSFLGFDAVSTLSEETIEPEKTIPKAIILITLLGGMIFIGASYFIQLVQPDYNAFVNTDSAALEIAKQIGGNLFSAVFLAGLIIAQFTSGMSAQTSAARLIYAMGRDSVLPKKIFGYINPNSRTPILNVIFIGIVGLLALFLDITTSTSFINFGAFMTFIFVNLSVIFHYFINENRRSGKDIIFFLIFPLIGVILDIGLFINLDKNALVLGSIWATIGFFYLLLLTKFFREAPPELDIQNDLAG, encoded by the coding sequence ATGGAAAAACAAAATGTTTCATTAAATCGTACCTTAACCTTATCAGCAGTTGTTTTATTTGGATTAGCTTATATGACACCTATGATTGTCTTTGGTATATTTGGTGTTCTTGCAGAAACCACACATGGCCTCGTACCACCTGCCTATCTTATCGGTTTGGGAGCGATGCTTTTTACAGCCTTTAGTTATGGAAAAATGGTGCAAGCATTCCCAGTTTCAGGTTCAGCCTACACCTATACAAGAAAAGCTATTGGACCACGTTTAGGATTTATGGTTGGGTGGTCGGTTCTATTAGATTATTTGTTTCTACCAATGGTGATTTGGTTAATTGGAGCAGTATACTTACATTCTGCCTTTCCTTCCATCCCTACTTGGGTTTGGATTTTAGCTTTTATATTAGTAACGACGGTCATTAACATTATCGGCATTAATTCAACGAAAAACATCAACTTCATCTTAATGATCTTCCAAATCCTCGTAATTTTAATTTTTATCGTGTTGTCCATTGTAAGTGTTCTAAATGGACTGGGTACTGGAACGTTATTTTCTATCGCTCCTTTTTATCAGACAGACGTTCCATTTTCGTTGGTGATTGCTGGTGCTTCGATTGCTTGTTACTCTTTCTTGGGCTTTGATGCGGTTTCAACTCTTTCTGAAGAAACCATAGAACCTGAAAAAACAATCCCGAAAGCCATAATACTCATTACTCTACTAGGTGGGATGATCTTTATCGGTGCTTCTTATTTCATTCAATTAGTTCAACCGGACTACAATGCCTTTGTCAATACTGATTCAGCCGCTCTAGAGATAGCTAAGCAAATCGGTGGAAATCTATTTAGTGCAGTATTCCTCGCTGGACTTATCATTGCCCAATTTACGTCAGGAATGTCTGCACAAACTAGTGCAGCAAGATTAATTTACGCCATGGGTAGAGACTCAGTCTTACCGAAGAAAATTTTTGGTTATATAAACCCTAATTCTAGAACGCCAATCCTTAATGTTATATTCATTGGAATTGTAGGATTGCTTGCACTATTCTTAGACATAACAACATCAACTTCTTTTATTAATTTCGGGGCATTTATGACATTTATCTTTGTTAATCTATCAGTTATTTTTCATTATTTTATAAACGAGAATAGACGAAGTGGAAAGGATATCATCTTCTTTTTAATCTTTCCGTTAATAGGAGTTATTTTAGATATCGGACTTTTCATTAATCTTGATAAAAATGCCCTTGTACTAGGATCAATATGGGCTACAATTGGTTTCTTTTATTTATTATTATTAACTAAATTCTTCAGAGAGGCACCACCAGAGTTAGATATACAAAATGATCTCGCCGGATAA
- a CDS encoding HAD family hydrolase, with protein sequence MMFDLDDTLLNRDKAVDNLFFIILEKCYENVKPSVKYEMLQKFKEDDRKSYGNNNKIKVLEPFFDEYPPQYRLPRNSIQDFWNHHFPYCFSTDQNTINIVNNIKKHVKVAIITNGSTQRQKDKITNTNLISCFDTIIISEEVGYSKPDKRIFDLALNKLNVNPEAALFIGDDIEKDISGCQNANIKGIWYNPHRIKNDTEIKPYAEINSFDKLLNYVT encoded by the coding sequence ATGATGTTTGATTTAGATGATACCTTGCTTAATAGGGATAAAGCAGTAGATAACCTGTTTTTCATTATTTTAGAAAAGTGTTATGAGAATGTAAAACCTTCAGTTAAATATGAAATGCTACAAAAATTTAAAGAAGATGATAGAAAAAGCTACGGAAATAATAATAAAATTAAAGTTTTGGAACCATTCTTTGATGAATATCCACCACAATATAGACTACCACGCAACTCCATTCAAGATTTTTGGAACCATCATTTTCCTTATTGTTTCTCTACAGACCAAAATACGATAAATATCGTAAATAATATAAAGAAGCATGTTAAAGTTGCAATAATAACAAACGGCTCTACTCAGAGACAAAAAGATAAAATAACGAACACTAATTTAATTAGTTGTTTTGATACCATAATCATTTCTGAAGAAGTGGGATATAGTAAACCTGACAAACGCATATTCGATTTAGCATTAAATAAGTTAAATGTGAATCCAGAAGCCGCATTATTTATTGGAGATGACATAGAAAAGGATATTAGTGGTTGTCAAAATGCAAATATAAAGGGGATCTGGTATAACCCTCATAGAATCAAGAATGATACTGAAATAAAACCATATGCTGAGATCAATTCTTTTGATAAATTATTAAATTATGTCACATAA
- a CDS encoding metallophosphoesterase family protein has protein sequence MEQTIAVISDIHGNNLALKAVLQDITNRGIDNIFNLGDSLYGPLDPLGTYKQLIKHKMVHIMGNCDRMLLEAVDNYSQSTLHHIKQMLTEEHLDWIKQHPSSVVIDDILLCHGTPDSDEAYLLEEMTEAGGTLKSSLEIMKSLQHVEQSVILCGHSHIPRIVYLPNDKLVVNPGSVGLPAYKDDLPIPHKMESGSPYANYTIMKKEANQWLIEQINVPYDWERASKVAIQNNRKDWAKPLMSGRA, from the coding sequence TTGGAACAAACAATAGCGGTTATTTCAGATATTCATGGAAATAATTTGGCATTAAAGGCTGTCCTGCAAGATATTACAAATCGCGGTATTGATAACATATTCAACTTAGGAGATAGTTTATATGGTCCTTTAGACCCTTTGGGTACTTATAAACAATTAATTAAGCATAAAATGGTTCATATCATGGGGAATTGCGATCGTATGTTACTTGAAGCAGTAGACAATTATTCCCAATCTACCCTACATCATATTAAGCAAATGTTGACTGAAGAACATCTCGATTGGATAAAGCAACATCCTTCTTCGGTAGTTATAGATGATATTCTCCTATGCCATGGTACACCTGATTCTGATGAAGCTTATCTCTTAGAAGAGATGACGGAAGCGGGAGGAACCTTAAAGAGTTCACTAGAAATCATGAAAAGTCTTCAACACGTAGAACAGAGCGTGATATTGTGTGGACATAGTCATATTCCTAGAATTGTCTATTTACCTAATGATAAGTTGGTCGTTAACCCAGGAAGTGTAGGGCTTCCAGCATATAAAGATGATTTACCTATCCCTCATAAAATGGAATCAGGATCACCATATGCAAATTATACTATTATGAAAAAAGAAGCAAATCAATGGTTAATCGAGCAAATTAATGTGCCTTATGACTGGGAAAGAGCATCTAAAGTCGCAATCCAAAATAATCGGAAAGACTGGGCTAAACCTCTAATGAGTGGAAGAGCTTAG
- a CDS encoding GNAT family N-acetyltransferase, producing the protein MEIKKDDLTGDKVAELIREHLHAMTLNSPPESIHALNLEKLRQSNITFWTAWEDNELAGMGALKELDISHGEIKSMRTSSSHLRKGVARKMLQHILDEAIVRGYEQLSLETGSMIEFEPARKLYENFGFDYCEPFADYKEDPNSVFMTKKLG; encoded by the coding sequence ATGGAGATAAAAAAAGATGATTTAACTGGAGACAAAGTAGCTGAATTGATAAGAGAGCATCTTCATGCCATGACGTTGAATTCACCACCTGAAAGCATCCATGCTTTAAACTTAGAGAAGCTAAGACAATCAAATATTACCTTTTGGACTGCATGGGAAGACAATGAATTAGCCGGAATGGGAGCCTTAAAAGAACTCGACATCTCTCATGGTGAAATTAAATCAATGAGAACTTCATCGTCACATCTCAGAAAGGGTGTTGCCAGAAAAATGCTCCAGCACATCCTAGACGAAGCTATAGTGCGAGGCTATGAACAACTGAGTTTAGAGACGGGATCAATGATTGAATTTGAACCAGCAAGGAAGCTCTATGAAAATTTCGGCTTTGACTATTGTGAGCCTTTTGCAGACTATAAGGAAGATCCAAATAGCGTTTTTATGACAAAGAAACTTGGATAA